One genomic region from Bacillus aquiflavi encodes:
- a CDS encoding phasin family protein: MKELINKAFSIGLGLAVASKEQVEKLVDELVKKGEIKKSESNQYVEELVQKGNMAREEISQIVEERTRQLIQSLNIATKDEIKELKERIIELEKSKENL, translated from the coding sequence ATGAAGGAGTTAATAAATAAAGCGTTTTCAATCGGATTAGGTCTCGCCGTAGCAAGTAAAGAACAAGTTGAGAAGTTAGTTGATGAACTTGTAAAAAAAGGTGAAATAAAAAAGTCTGAATCAAATCAATATGTAGAGGAACTTGTACAAAAGGGAAATATGGCAAGAGAAGAAATTTCTCAAATCGTCGAAGAACGTACTAGACAATTGATTCAGTCATTAAATATTGCAACAAAGGACGAGATTAAAGAATTGAAAGAACGAATTATCGAGCTTGAGAAGTCAAAAGAAAATCTTTAA
- a CDS encoding ABC1 kinase family protein, producing MIGKRLRHLQRYQEIINAFIKNGFSYVVKELGLLEMFSIRKKWSSVKQRNHRTRGERIRCFLEDLGPSFVKLGQMASIRPDLVPEDIIKELEKLQDSVPPFSFAEVKQILEEELGRNIEELFVEFDKNPLAAASIGQVHYAILPSNQPVAVKIQRPNMKGIVETDLEIIADLARLAENKFEWAARHKLSELVEELSISMRKELDYENEGRNAEKLAHHFSHDEQIVVPNIYWEYTTKKVLTSDFISGIKISHVDKLNEQEQDCKEIAIRLAHAFLKQILIDGFFHGDPHPGNIIVLPNGALGLLDFGVMGKIDSDMKYHFTSLVIAMQRQSTDGVMKAISQMGLIPHDINMVAFRADVDDLREKYYRIPFSKIRFGEVMKELFSISFKYKIHFPADLSLLGKSLLTVEGIVERLNPNLNMVKIAEPFGKQLLKDRYSPKSISQRIWSSTSEFVQWFVRFPEYFQDMMQKGKFRFEVTIPQLESILAKMDRIGRRVSNSIVLLSFSIIIASLVISIALLDKTAFISTFPIIEIGLIATIFIVILLLYLIFRS from the coding sequence GTGATCGGGAAACGGCTAAGGCATCTCCAACGTTATCAAGAAATTATTAACGCTTTTATTAAAAATGGCTTTTCATACGTAGTAAAAGAGCTTGGTTTATTAGAAATGTTTTCGATTAGAAAGAAATGGTCCTCTGTCAAACAAAGAAATCACCGTACACGAGGCGAACGGATACGCTGTTTTTTAGAGGATCTTGGTCCTTCATTTGTAAAATTAGGTCAAATGGCCAGTATCCGGCCTGATCTAGTGCCAGAAGACATTATTAAGGAGCTTGAAAAACTACAAGATAGTGTTCCTCCATTTTCATTTGCAGAGGTAAAACAAATTTTAGAAGAAGAATTGGGAAGAAATATAGAAGAGCTTTTTGTGGAATTTGACAAAAACCCACTTGCAGCTGCTTCCATTGGACAAGTTCATTATGCTATCTTGCCTTCAAATCAACCAGTTGCGGTAAAAATTCAACGTCCTAATATGAAAGGAATAGTTGAAACTGATTTGGAGATTATAGCTGATTTAGCTCGGTTGGCGGAAAATAAATTTGAGTGGGCTGCTAGACATAAATTGTCTGAGCTTGTTGAAGAGCTATCTATTTCAATGCGTAAGGAATTGGATTATGAAAATGAAGGAAGGAATGCAGAAAAGCTGGCGCATCATTTCTCTCATGATGAGCAAATTGTTGTTCCAAACATTTATTGGGAGTACACGACGAAGAAGGTTTTAACCTCTGATTTTATTTCAGGGATTAAAATAAGCCATGTTGACAAGCTGAATGAGCAGGAACAGGATTGTAAAGAGATCGCAATCAGACTTGCTCATGCTTTTCTAAAGCAGATATTAATCGACGGGTTTTTTCATGGAGACCCGCATCCAGGAAATATAATTGTCCTTCCGAATGGGGCTCTTGGCCTGCTTGATTTTGGTGTGATGGGGAAAATTGATTCAGACATGAAATATCATTTCACATCATTAGTCATAGCAATGCAGCGACAAAGTACAGATGGGGTTATGAAGGCTATTTCTCAAATGGGCCTCATACCTCATGATATAAATATGGTTGCTTTTCGTGCAGATGTAGATGATTTACGAGAAAAATATTACCGCATTCCTTTTAGTAAAATTCGTTTCGGTGAAGTGATGAAAGAGTTATTTTCGATTAGTTTTAAATATAAAATTCATTTTCCGGCTGATCTTAGCTTATTGGGCAAGTCACTGTTAACGGTAGAAGGGATTGTTGAACGTTTGAATCCAAATTTAAATATGGTTAAAATAGCAGAACCTTTCGGAAAGCAATTATTAAAGGACCGCTATTCGCCAAAAAGCATTTCGCAGCGAATTTGGAGCAGCACATCCGAATTTGTGCAATGGTTCGTTCGTTTTCCAGAATATTTTCAAGATATGATGCAAAAAGGAAAATTTCGCTTTGAAGTTACTATTCCACAGCTAGAGTCAATTTTGGCAAAGATGGATAGGATCGGGAGACGTGTTTCAAACAGTATTGTCTTGTTATCGTTTAGTATTATTATTGCTAGTCTCGTTATTAGTATCGCACTTCTAGATAAAACAGCATTTATATCGACATTTCCAATTATTGAAATTGGACTTATCGCAACAATATTTATCGTCATTTTGCTTCTTTATTTAATTTTTAGATCATAG
- the thiD gene encoding bifunctional hydroxymethylpyrimidine kinase/phosphomethylpyrimidine kinase, translating into MTIYRALTIAGSAARGGAGIQADIKTFQERDVFGMSAITAIVAPHPITRSGIFPQSIEAIEAQYYTAVNDIGIDALKTGMLFSEEVILRVAELLEEKKFENLVVDPVIIGKMGSQLLKDDAVNAMKEKLFPLAKMITPNMPEAAKLLNILELKSINDMKEAAIELHKLGPHYVLIKGGRLKGPAIDILYDGNTFEMFEAERIDTINTNGAGCTYSAAITAELAKGKSVHEAVKIAKDFITVAIRHSLSFKDQVGPTNHSAYRKYNH; encoded by the coding sequence ATGACCATTTATAGAGCCTTAACGATTGCGGGTTCTGCTGCTCGAGGCGGAGCAGGGATTCAAGCAGACATTAAAACATTTCAAGAACGAGATGTTTTTGGAATGAGTGCGATTACAGCGATTGTTGCACCTCATCCAATAACTAGGAGTGGGATTTTTCCACAATCGATAGAAGCAATAGAAGCTCAGTATTACACTGCAGTAAACGATATTGGTATTGATGCATTAAAAACTGGGATGTTATTTTCTGAAGAAGTGATTTTAAGAGTAGCCGAGCTTTTAGAAGAAAAGAAATTTGAAAATCTTGTCGTGGACCCAGTGATTATCGGAAAAATGGGATCGCAATTACTTAAAGATGATGCGGTTAATGCCATGAAGGAGAAACTATTCCCTTTAGCGAAAATGATTACGCCGAATATGCCTGAAGCGGCAAAACTATTAAATATATTGGAACTAAAATCGATTAATGACATGAAAGAAGCGGCAATTGAACTCCATAAGCTAGGCCCTCATTATGTGCTTATAAAAGGAGGGCGATTAAAAGGACCTGCAATTGATATTTTATATGATGGCAACACATTTGAAATGTTCGAAGCAGAACGGATTGATACAATCAATACAAATGGCGCAGGCTGTACATACTCAGCGGCAATTACGGCTGAATTAGCTAAGGGAAAATCTGTTCATGAAGCAGTGAAAATTGCCAAGGACTTCATTACAGTTGCTATTCGACATTCGTTATCTTTTAAAGATCAAGTTGGACCAACAAATCATTCTGCCTATCGAAAATATAATCATTAA
- a CDS encoding sensor histidine kinase translates to MKSLYTKFALTTITIMLASGLISFIISNTYYQQKLKPYNDEKNTKIALQIVDYINSHENINLDQYLQSISSIGYQLYLADETGKGVFYGEAFRDTHLPSSTKKKELNGDIYHGIALFPQETFVTGFFANELKKTIGVPLQNEGRHYALFIRPDIKLLFNEMHVLFGWLLGLTIILSIVLVAISTKFLVKPISKLTSATKDLSQGHFSIKLDIDRDDELGELANSFNYMAKKLERLDDMKNEFISNISHDIQSPLSNIKGYTALLEKNSITAEEKKNYISVIQNEITRLSNLTKQLLLLASLHRNEGVIKKKEFNVSKQLKEIILNYQWTLSEKGMMISYSLPDTYVIGDSSLLYTVWDNLITNAIKYNKKNGSIHISVKEKVHTIEISFQDTGIGLSDDEIDRIFDRFYRVDSARTRKVDGTGLGLSIVSSIMKLHDGHIKVNSTKGEGTTFTVSLPML, encoded by the coding sequence ATGAAATCGCTTTATACTAAATTTGCGCTTACAACAATTACAATTATGCTCGCTAGCGGACTCATTTCATTTATCATTTCAAATACTTATTATCAACAAAAGTTAAAGCCATACAATGATGAAAAAAACACAAAAATCGCTTTACAAATCGTTGACTATATAAATAGTCACGAAAATATAAACTTAGATCAATATTTACAAAGCATTTCATCTATTGGTTATCAGTTGTATTTAGCAGATGAAACAGGAAAAGGCGTATTTTACGGAGAAGCGTTTAGAGACACCCATCTCCCTTCTTCTACAAAAAAAAAGGAATTAAATGGTGATATCTATCACGGAATCGCTCTATTTCCCCAAGAAACGTTTGTTACAGGTTTTTTTGCAAATGAATTAAAAAAAACAATTGGAGTCCCTTTACAAAATGAAGGTCGCCACTACGCCCTTTTTATTCGTCCTGATATAAAACTTCTTTTTAATGAAATGCACGTTTTATTCGGTTGGCTTTTAGGATTAACAATTATTTTAAGTATTGTTTTAGTAGCGATCAGCACAAAATTTTTAGTGAAGCCAATTTCAAAATTAACATCGGCTACAAAAGATCTATCTCAAGGTCATTTTTCGATCAAACTCGATATTGACCGTGATGATGAGCTAGGTGAATTAGCGAATAGCTTTAATTATATGGCAAAGAAACTCGAGCGTTTAGATGATATGAAAAATGAATTTATTTCAAATATTTCTCACGATATTCAATCACCACTATCCAATATTAAAGGGTATACAGCTTTACTTGAAAAAAATTCAATAACAGCAGAAGAAAAAAAAAATTATATTTCCGTCATTCAAAACGAAATTACAAGATTATCTAATTTAACGAAGCAGCTCTTGCTGCTCGCCTCCCTTCATCGTAATGAAGGTGTAATAAAGAAAAAAGAATTTAATGTTTCAAAACAGTTGAAAGAAATTATTTTAAATTATCAATGGACCTTAAGCGAAAAAGGGATGATGATTAGTTATTCATTGCCGGATACTTATGTCATTGGTGATTCCTCCCTCCTTTATACAGTATGGGATAATTTAATAACAAATGCGATTAAATATAATAAAAAGAATGGCAGCATTCATATATCAGTTAAAGAGAAAGTCCATACAATCGAAATTTCTTTTCAAGATACTGGTATAGGTCTATCTGACGATGAAATCGACCGAATTTTTGACCGATTTTATCGAGTGGATTCTGCAAGAACTCGAAAAGTTGATGGGACAGGTTTAGGCTTATCCATTGTATCGTCTATTATGAAACTTCATGACGGACACATTAAAGTGAATAGTACAAAGGGCGAAGGGACTACATTTACGGTCTCACTTCCGATGTTATAG
- a CDS encoding response regulator transcription factor, giving the protein MRKILVADDDINIRNIVKVYLNEEGYRVLEAENGFKALEILENETCDLAIVDIMMPIVDGFELTKEIRTNYNIPIILLTAKTQIEDKEKGFLSGTDDYLVKPFEPKELLFRIKALLRRYDKPNEVIIQLGSTKINKKSYEVHIGHQAFLLPLKEFELLYFLASHPNQVLSRDQLIEAIWGVDYKGDERTVDVHIKRLRDRFSALTDDFRIKTKRGVGYFLEEKQK; this is encoded by the coding sequence ATGAGAAAGATCCTAGTAGCAGATGATGATATAAATATTCGAAACATAGTAAAAGTTTATTTAAATGAAGAAGGCTATCGCGTACTGGAGGCGGAAAATGGATTCAAGGCTTTAGAAATATTAGAGAATGAAACCTGTGATTTGGCGATTGTTGATATTATGATGCCAATTGTAGATGGATTTGAACTTACGAAAGAAATCCGTACGAACTATAATATCCCCATTATTTTATTAACAGCTAAAACCCAAATAGAAGATAAGGAAAAAGGATTTTTATCAGGAACAGATGACTATCTTGTCAAACCTTTTGAACCGAAAGAACTTCTTTTTCGGATCAAGGCATTACTTCGTCGTTATGACAAACCGAATGAAGTAATCATTCAGCTCGGTTCAACTAAAATAAACAAAAAAAGTTATGAAGTGCACATTGGTCATCAGGCATTTTTACTGCCACTAAAAGAATTTGAACTGCTATACTTCCTTGCCTCACACCCGAATCAAGTTTTGTCACGAGATCAGCTAATTGAGGCAATTTGGGGTGTTGATTATAAAGGAGATGAGCGAACAGTTGATGTACATATAAAACGGTTGCGCGATCGCTTTTCAGCATTAACCGATGATTTCCGAATTAAAACGAAACGAGGAGTAGGGTATTTTTTGGAGGAAAAACAAAAATGA
- a CDS encoding YbxH family protein, which translates to MGAIERNGFIFEPEYSVISQKGAIHVYHNGEFIEEIKFEFTGRSPKPDQIETFIHEYFRKNNI; encoded by the coding sequence TTGGGAGCAATAGAACGAAATGGCTTTATCTTTGAACCGGAATACAGTGTAATCAGTCAAAAGGGTGCTATTCATGTATATCACAATGGAGAATTTATTGAGGAAATTAAGTTTGAATTTACAGGTCGATCTCCTAAACCAGATCAAATTGAAACATTCATTCATGAGTACTTTAGGAAAAATAACATTTGA
- a CDS encoding FAS1-like dehydratase domain-containing protein, with protein sequence MADKTGLVFDSFNFKIEQGKIKEFVQAIGDSNPIYYHEEEAKMSELEGIPMPLTFPTVIDMWGGMNFNKLIEMLELNPLNFLHGEQEYEYFSMVYAGDILTVFPKVVRHVTKAGMDFITIETSYRKDDETVFISRSTIIERHGGGK encoded by the coding sequence ATGGCAGATAAAACAGGACTTGTTTTTGATTCTTTCAATTTTAAAATCGAACAGGGGAAAATAAAGGAATTTGTTCAAGCAATCGGAGATTCAAACCCGATTTACTACCATGAAGAGGAGGCAAAAATGAGCGAGTTAGAGGGAATCCCTATGCCGCTTACATTTCCAACAGTGATCGATATGTGGGGTGGGATGAATTTCAATAAACTAATCGAAATGCTTGAGCTTAATCCATTAAATTTTTTACATGGAGAACAAGAATATGAATATTTCTCAATGGTTTATGCGGGTGATATATTAACTGTCTTTCCCAAAGTTGTGCGTCATGTGACAAAAGCGGGGATGGACTTTATTACGATTGAAACATCATATAGAAAAGATGACGAAACAGTTTTTATTTCCCGCTCAACAATTATTGAGCGCCATGGAGGTGGGAAATAA
- a CDS encoding MaoC/PaaZ C-terminal domain-containing protein, with the protein MTELTPIVKEKITHTQLVKYAGASGDFNPIHTVVPVANKAGLNDVIAHGMLVMGMAGEALTRWFKREQIKKFQVRFAKMTFPGEILTISGKLEDQYEENNEIFQKGKLQVVNQEGEVKLKGKFTIIH; encoded by the coding sequence ATGACTGAATTAACACCAATCGTTAAAGAAAAGATTACCCATACGCAGCTAGTCAAATATGCCGGAGCATCTGGGGATTTTAATCCGATTCATACTGTCGTTCCTGTTGCTAATAAGGCAGGACTCAACGATGTAATTGCCCACGGTATGCTTGTTATGGGTATGGCGGGGGAGGCGTTAACAAGATGGTTTAAAAGAGAGCAAATAAAAAAATTTCAAGTGCGATTTGCAAAAATGACCTTCCCTGGGGAAATTTTAACGATTAGCGGAAAATTAGAAGATCAATATGAAGAAAATAACGAAATATTTCAAAAAGGAAAGCTTCAAGTAGTGAATCAAGAAGGCGAGGTGAAATTGAAAGGGAAATTTACTATTATTCATTAA
- a CDS encoding CaiB/BaiF CoA transferase family protein produces MLNGIRVLDFSQYLPGPFASLRLAEMGAEVIKIEPPHGDPARQLSEGVVFRANNRNKQSKTFNLKDSLEKNELKKLIQTADVLLESFRPGVMKKHGLSYEEVKAFHPTVIYCSLSGYGHDSPLAHLGSHDLNYMALSGVLTHFSDHSGRPVHPTTTLADLVGGTVASEAILAAIIKKLRTGDGAYIDLAITDMMVGLQTNHVLYEKEKISKKGIPEIDGSNISYHLYETKDGRYISIAALEMKFWKEFCIWAGKERWIEAHLSAANETNAVYHEVKAFFKTYTFEQWLKFSMEVDACLAPVLSIEELPHHPHVKKRELIFEPQWGDRQVRVTPFKNSHTNRPPMLSSK; encoded by the coding sequence ATGTTAAATGGTATACGAGTACTAGATTTTTCCCAATACTTGCCTGGCCCATTTGCGTCGTTAAGACTAGCTGAAATGGGGGCAGAGGTCATTAAAATCGAACCTCCACATGGTGATCCAGCTCGCCAATTAAGTGAAGGAGTTGTCTTTAGAGCAAACAATCGAAACAAACAGAGCAAAACATTTAATTTAAAAGATTCGCTAGAGAAAAATGAGTTGAAGAAATTGATTCAAACGGCTGATGTATTATTAGAGAGCTTTCGCCCTGGTGTCATGAAAAAACATGGGCTTAGCTATGAAGAGGTAAAAGCATTTCACCCTACTGTTATTTATTGTTCTTTGTCTGGATATGGACATGATAGTCCGCTTGCTCATCTTGGAAGTCATGATTTAAATTATATGGCATTAAGTGGAGTCCTTACGCATTTTTCCGATCATTCCGGAAGACCAGTTCATCCGACAACGACATTAGCGGATTTGGTCGGTGGTACAGTTGCATCAGAAGCGATATTAGCAGCGATCATAAAAAAACTGCGAACAGGTGATGGAGCTTATATTGATCTTGCAATTACAGATATGATGGTTGGCTTGCAAACGAACCATGTTTTATACGAAAAAGAAAAGATATCAAAAAAGGGGATTCCGGAAATTGATGGTTCTAATATCTCTTACCATTTGTACGAAACGAAAGATGGCCGTTACATATCCATTGCCGCATTAGAAATGAAATTTTGGAAAGAGTTTTGTATTTGGGCAGGAAAAGAAAGATGGATAGAAGCCCATTTAAGTGCTGCAAATGAAACAAATGCTGTTTATCATGAAGTAAAGGCGTTTTTTAAAACATACACATTTGAACAATGGCTGAAATTTTCAATGGAGGTGGATGCATGTCTAGCACCAGTTTTATCAATTGAAGAACTTCCGCATCACCCACACGTAAAAAAACGCGAATTAATTTTTGAGCCACAATGGGGAGATCGGCAAGTGAGGGTTACTCCGTTTAAAAACAGTCACACAAATAGACCGCCAATGCTTTCATCAAAATAA
- a CDS encoding GNAT family N-acetyltransferase has translation MTKIQKGHNKFFIKEQGEMIAEITYEPLNDEQIDVNHTYVSERLRGQGIAEQLVDHVVELAREEGKKIVPTCWYVEVRLNRNEKYQDVLAK, from the coding sequence ATGACTAAAATTCAAAAGGGACATAATAAATTTTTTATTAAAGAACAAGGTGAAATGATTGCTGAAATTACATACGAACCGCTTAATGACGAGCAGATCGATGTCAATCATACGTACGTGTCAGAGAGGCTCCGCGGCCAAGGGATAGCTGAACAGTTAGTAGATCATGTCGTCGAGCTTGCTCGCGAAGAAGGTAAAAAAATTGTGCCAACTTGTTGGTATGTAGAGGTGCGTCTGAACAGAAATGAAAAGTATCAAGATGTACTAGCTAAATAA
- a CDS encoding LysM peptidoglycan-binding domain-containing protein codes for MTIHVVKTGESLYDISKMYDVSISLIVNVNGLKSPNVLIPGLSLYIPDNYLYNRIYQIKPGDTLWKLARRFDTSIEHIFTVNPRINPNQLFIGQKVIVPSPNQMSIETVGFIFPQANGKSFAALNEIANQLSYVAIIAYSFSENGDVYLEADDSVTLTQSKQINIKPLLMIRNFKEKNFSAELVGKVFENSQSRQRLVTSLVNIIEQKGYEGVSIDFEFIPPPRRKDFISFLTE; via the coding sequence ATGACTATCCATGTAGTTAAAACGGGTGAATCGTTATATGACATATCGAAAATGTACGACGTTTCTATTTCGTTGATTGTTAACGTAAATGGATTAAAGTCTCCAAATGTATTAATACCAGGATTATCGTTGTATATCCCTGACAATTACCTTTACAACCGCATTTATCAAATTAAACCGGGTGATACTTTATGGAAATTAGCTAGACGCTTTGATACAAGTATAGAGCATATTTTCACAGTAAATCCAAGGATAAATCCAAATCAATTATTTATCGGTCAAAAGGTAATCGTTCCATCCCCGAATCAAATGTCAATCGAAACGGTTGGCTTTATCTTTCCGCAAGCAAACGGAAAAAGTTTTGCTGCTCTTAACGAAATTGCTAATCAATTATCCTATGTTGCCATTATTGCTTATTCATTTTCGGAAAATGGCGATGTATATCTAGAGGCTGATGACTCTGTGACTTTAACTCAAAGTAAGCAAATAAACATAAAACCATTATTAATGATTCGTAACTTTAAGGAAAAAAATTTCAGTGCAGAGCTTGTTGGGAAAGTTTTTGAAAACTCACAGTCTCGACAACGTTTAGTCACGAGTCTTGTTAATATAATCGAACAGAAAGGTTATGAAGGAGTCAGTATAGATTTTGAATTTATTCCTCCACCAAGGCGTAAAGATTTCATTAGCTTTTTAACCGAATAA
- a CDS encoding glycosyl hydrolase family 18 protein: MGAYDYKAIGEIADIVAVMTIDYGYPTGPPNPIAPIWWVDAVVRYATSLIPPQKLQISLPLYGYDWRISDNKTTAFSALGAQNLAISKQTVIFYDREAKAPSFKYWKNSEEHIVWFEDIRSYVEKYNLIDYYQLQGTTFWQIRLPSPQNWEYIKRNITFLK, translated from the coding sequence ATCGGCGCTTATGACTATAAAGCTATTGGAGAAATTGCCGATATTGTAGCTGTCATGACAATTGATTATGGTTATCCAACCGGTCCACCAAATCCGATCGCACCAATTTGGTGGGTGGATGCAGTAGTCCGTTATGCAACTAGCTTAATTCCCCCACAAAAATTACAAATATCGCTACCGCTTTACGGATATGATTGGAGAATTTCCGATAATAAGACAACTGCTTTTTCTGCTTTAGGTGCCCAAAATCTCGCAATTTCTAAGCAAACGGTTATATTTTATGATCGGGAAGCAAAAGCACCATCATTTAAATACTGGAAAAATAGTGAAGAACACATTGTTTGGTTTGAGGATATACGAAGCTATGTAGAGAAATACAATCTCATTGATTATTATCAGTTACAAGGAACAACATTTTGGCAAATTAGACTACCATCTCCCCAAAATTGGGAGTATATAAAAAGAAATATAACATTTTTAAAATGA
- a CDS encoding NUDIX hydrolase, protein MNQNMNERVQKTTYDEVIKQTKCYLNYFPSEQKRILPLVHQLKKNIKIFDRKSLPGHITASGIVIKEEKMLMIYHPNIKKWLQPGGHVDEGETPLEAAKREILEETGLKTKLHPWHNQHAAPFDIDVHSIPANPNKQEPSHFHYDFRYLLQLDGGDKGHSEEDLQISWMNIESIEEPHLKTAIRKWEEQRYKMNV, encoded by the coding sequence ATGAATCAAAATATGAATGAACGAGTACAGAAAACCACTTATGATGAAGTGATAAAGCAAACAAAGTGTTATTTAAACTATTTTCCTAGTGAACAAAAGCGTATTTTGCCTTTAGTTCATCAATTAAAAAAGAATATCAAAATATTTGATCGTAAATCACTTCCTGGCCATATTACAGCTAGCGGCATAGTAATAAAAGAGGAGAAAATGTTAATGATATATCATCCGAATATTAAAAAATGGTTACAGCCTGGAGGGCATGTAGATGAAGGAGAGACCCCGTTAGAGGCAGCAAAGCGGGAAATCCTCGAGGAAACGGGTTTGAAAACGAAACTGCATCCTTGGCATAATCAACATGCTGCTCCTTTTGATATAGATGTTCACTCAATTCCTGCTAACCCAAATAAGCAAGAGCCTAGTCACTTCCATTACGATTTTCGTTATTTATTACAGCTTGATGGGGGAGACAAAGGACATTCAGAAGAAGACCTGCAGATTAGTTGGATGAACATAGAAAGCATAGAAGAGCCCCATTTAAAAACAGCAATTAGAAAATGGGAGGAACAAAGATATAAAATGAATGTATGA
- a CDS encoding adenosylhomocysteinase → MHRTVAEKNFFRSILNLSAIEKIDKLVIVTHLVPGSDEFLLTVNEEIPIAMLIPKPNSIDKQVKDKVIDFIPILHFTRDEIKRNKKKFLELLQKHIGNDTFAVVDIGGYFSHVLDEMQYIFGSKFIGVVEDTENGHQKYETLLLNENHTSLPCPVISVARSSLKDSEDFLVGHAIVFSAEALLREEGEILTGKQAVVLGYGKIGRSIANSLRSKGVRVDVIDTNSSRQVLALAHDFHTNKKDVLLENADLLFCATGNHSLKQSDLPKMKNNSYIFTATSADDEIEEHLLIMENAVPHPNKKISQLEVAGKQLFLCNNGNSANFMHGGVVGPFIKLVQAEIIFALSQLSRFPNDKVYQISDESKSFISDLWLDFYAKR, encoded by the coding sequence ATGCATAGAACTGTTGCAGAGAAAAATTTTTTTCGTTCAATTTTAAACTTAAGTGCGATTGAAAAAATAGATAAGTTAGTAATAGTTACCCATCTTGTTCCAGGCAGTGATGAGTTTTTGTTAACGGTTAATGAAGAAATACCCATTGCAATGCTTATTCCAAAACCAAACTCGATAGATAAACAAGTAAAAGATAAAGTGATAGATTTTATTCCAATTTTGCATTTTACTCGTGACGAAATTAAGAGGAATAAAAAAAAGTTCCTCGAACTCCTTCAAAAACATATTGGCAATGATACTTTTGCTGTCGTTGATATTGGTGGTTATTTTTCGCATGTCTTAGATGAAATGCAGTATATTTTTGGTTCAAAATTCATTGGTGTCGTCGAAGATACAGAAAATGGTCACCAAAAATATGAGACATTACTGTTAAATGAAAATCATACTTCGTTACCTTGTCCAGTGATTTCTGTTGCTCGAAGCTCGTTAAAAGATTCAGAAGACTTTTTAGTCGGGCATGCAATTGTGTTTTCTGCGGAAGCTTTACTGCGTGAAGAAGGAGAGATCTTAACTGGAAAACAGGCAGTTGTGTTAGGGTATGGTAAAATTGGCCGCAGCATTGCTAATAGTTTACGTTCTAAAGGTGTCCGGGTTGATGTTATTGATACTAACTCAAGTAGACAAGTATTAGCGCTTGCTCATGATTTTCATACAAACAAAAAAGACGTTCTCCTTGAAAATGCTGACTTGCTATTTTGTGCCACAGGCAATCATTCATTGAAGCAGAGTGACCTCCCAAAAATGAAAAATAATTCTTATATATTTACTGCAACATCTGCTGACGATGAAATTGAAGAACATCTTTTAATAATGGAAAATGCTGTTCCTCATCCTAATAAAAAAATTTCTCAACTCGAAGTTGCTGGTAAACAGCTATTTCTTTGTAACAATGGTAATTCAGCTAATTTTATGCATGGTGGTGTTGTTGGTCCATTTATTAAGCTAGTACAAGCAGAAATTATTTTTGCACTATCACAATTATCACGTTTTCCAAACGACAAAGTTTACCAAATAAGCGATGAGTCTAAGTCTTTTATTTCCGATTTATGGCTAGATTTTTACGCTAAACGATAA